A stretch of the Mycolicibacterium celeriflavum genome encodes the following:
- a CDS encoding F0F1 ATP synthase subunit gamma produces MAATLRELRGRIRSAGSIKKITKAQELIATSRIAKAQARVEAARPYDREITNMLTELASASALDHPLLVARENPRRAAVLVVSSDRGLAGAYNANIFRRSEELFALLRSEGKEPVLYVVGRKALGYYSFRNWDVQESWTGFSERPDYENAQEIASTLVDAFTAGLDDEGDDPGADNILGVDELHIVFTEFKSMLSQTAIARRIAPMVVEYSEEDTGPQTLFSFEPDAETLFGALLPRYISTRIFAALLEAAASESASRRRAMKSATDNADDLIKDLTLMANRERQSQITQEISEIVGGANALADAAKK; encoded by the coding sequence ATGGCTGCCACACTGCGCGAATTGCGCGGCCGCATCCGCTCCGCCGGCTCGATCAAGAAGATCACCAAAGCCCAGGAGCTGATCGCGACATCGCGGATCGCCAAAGCGCAGGCTCGAGTCGAGGCGGCTCGGCCCTACGACCGCGAGATCACCAACATGCTCACCGAACTCGCGAGCGCGAGCGCGCTGGATCACCCGCTGCTCGTCGCCCGCGAGAACCCTCGGCGGGCCGCCGTGTTGGTGGTGTCGTCGGACCGGGGGCTCGCAGGCGCATACAACGCGAACATCTTCCGGCGCTCGGAGGAGCTGTTCGCACTTCTCCGTTCGGAGGGCAAGGAACCCGTCCTGTACGTGGTGGGCCGAAAAGCTTTGGGCTACTACAGCTTCCGCAACTGGGATGTTCAGGAGTCGTGGACCGGCTTCTCCGAGCGACCCGACTACGAGAACGCGCAGGAGATCGCGTCGACGTTGGTCGACGCCTTCACGGCCGGTTTGGATGACGAAGGCGACGATCCCGGGGCGGACAACATCCTCGGCGTCGACGAACTGCACATCGTGTTCACCGAATTCAAGTCGATGCTGTCGCAGACGGCGATCGCGCGCCGGATCGCACCGATGGTGGTGGAGTACAGCGAGGAGGACACCGGCCCGCAGACGCTGTTCTCCTTCGAGCCGGACGCCGAAACCCTTTTCGGCGCGCTGTTGCCGCGGTACATCTCCACCCGCATCTTCGCCGCCCTGCTCGAGGCGGCGGCCTCGGAGTCGGCTTCGCGCCGACGCGCCATGAAGTCGGCGACCGACAACGCCGACGACCTCATCAAGGACCTGACCCTGATGGCGAACCGGGAACGGCAATCTCAGATCACCCAGGAAATCAGCGAAATCGTCGGTGGCGCGAACGCGCTTGCGGACGCCGCCAAGAAGTAG
- the atpD gene encoding F0F1 ATP synthase subunit beta, with translation MTATAEKETSTDTAGRVVRVTGPVVDVEFPRGSVPELFNALHAEIGYKELAKTLTLEVAQHLGDNLVRCISMQPTDGLVRGVEVTDTGSSISVPVGDGVKGHVFNALGDCLDEPGYGKDFDRWSIHRKPPAFDQLEPRTEMLETGLKVVDLLTPYVRGGKIALFGGAGVGKTVLIQEMINRIARNFGGTSVFAGVGERTREGNDLWVELGDADVLKDTALVFGQMDEPPGTRMRVALSALTMAEFFRDEQGQDVLLFIDNIFRFTQAGSEVSTLLGRMPSAVGYQPTLADEMGELQERITSTRGHSITSMQAVYVPADDYTDPAPATTFAHLDATTELSRSVFSKGIFPAVDPLASSSTILDPSVVGDEHYRVAQEVIRILQRYKDLQDIIAILGIDELAEEDKQLVQRARRIERFLSQNMMAAEQFTGQPGSTVPLKETIEAFDKLTKGDFDHLPEQAFFLIGGLEDLEKKAESLGAKMDGGGGDGAPAQTDSNGGSDKGDDSDEGE, from the coding sequence ATGACTGCTACTGCTGAAAAAGAGACCAGCACCGACACCGCGGGCCGCGTCGTCCGTGTCACCGGTCCGGTCGTCGACGTCGAGTTCCCGCGCGGCTCCGTGCCGGAACTGTTCAACGCGTTGCACGCCGAGATCGGCTACAAGGAACTGGCGAAGACGCTGACGCTCGAGGTCGCCCAGCACCTCGGCGACAACCTGGTGCGCTGCATTTCCATGCAGCCCACCGACGGGCTGGTTCGTGGCGTCGAGGTCACCGACACCGGAAGCTCGATCTCGGTGCCGGTCGGCGACGGCGTCAAGGGCCACGTGTTCAACGCGCTCGGTGACTGCCTGGACGAGCCCGGTTACGGAAAGGACTTCGACCGCTGGTCGATTCACCGCAAGCCGCCGGCATTCGATCAGCTCGAACCCCGCACCGAGATGCTGGAGACCGGCCTGAAGGTCGTCGACCTGCTCACCCCGTACGTCCGTGGCGGCAAGATCGCCCTGTTCGGTGGCGCCGGCGTCGGCAAGACCGTGTTGATCCAGGAGATGATCAACCGCATTGCCCGGAACTTCGGTGGCACTTCGGTGTTCGCCGGTGTGGGTGAGCGCACCCGCGAGGGCAACGACCTTTGGGTGGAGCTCGGCGACGCGGACGTGCTCAAGGACACCGCGCTGGTGTTCGGTCAGATGGACGAGCCGCCCGGCACGCGTATGCGAGTGGCGTTGTCGGCGCTGACGATGGCCGAGTTCTTCCGCGACGAGCAGGGCCAGGACGTGCTGCTGTTCATCGACAACATCTTCCGGTTCACCCAGGCGGGTTCGGAGGTTTCCACGCTGCTCGGCCGGATGCCGTCCGCGGTGGGGTACCAGCCGACGTTGGCCGACGAGATGGGTGAGCTGCAGGAGCGCATCACGTCGACCCGTGGGCACTCGATCACCTCGATGCAGGCCGTGTACGTGCCCGCCGACGACTACACCGACCCGGCGCCCGCTACCACGTTCGCTCACCTCGACGCGACCACGGAGCTGAGCCGATCGGTGTTCTCCAAGGGCATCTTCCCGGCGGTGGACCCGCTGGCGTCCAGCTCGACGATTCTCGATCCCAGCGTCGTCGGCGACGAGCACTACCGCGTCGCTCAAGAGGTGATCCGAATCCTGCAGCGCTACAAGGACCTTCAGGACATCATCGCGATTCTCGGTATCGACGAGCTGGCTGAGGAGGACAAGCAGCTGGTCCAGCGCGCCCGTCGCATCGAGCGGTTCTTGTCGCAGAACATGATGGCGGCCGAGCAGTTCACCGGCCAGCCGGGTTCGACCGTTCCGCTGAAAGAGACCATCGAGGCCTTCGACAAGCTGACCAAGGGCGATTTCGACCATCTGCCGGAGCAGGCGTTCTTCCTCATCGGCGGTCTCGAGGATCTGGAGAAGAAGGCCGAGAGCTTGGGCGCGAAGATGGACGGCGGTGGCGGCGACGGCGCGCCGGCGCAGACGGATTCGAACGGCGGTTCCGACAAGGGCGACGATTCCGACGAGGGCGAGTAG
- a CDS encoding F0F1 ATP synthase subunit epsilon, with protein MAELDVDIVAVEREIWSGKATFLFTRTTAGEIGILPRHIPLVAQLVDDAMVRVEREGEEDLRIAVDGGFMSVTDEGVIILAESAELESEIDAEGARRDSESDDAATAAKGRARLRALGQID; from the coding sequence ATGGCGGAACTAGACGTCGACATTGTCGCCGTCGAGCGGGAAATCTGGTCGGGCAAGGCGACGTTCCTCTTCACCCGCACCACCGCGGGGGAGATCGGCATCCTGCCTCGCCACATCCCGCTGGTCGCCCAGCTCGTCGACGACGCCATGGTGCGCGTCGAGCGAGAGGGTGAGGAAGATCTGCGCATCGCGGTCGACGGCGGATTCATGTCCGTCACCGACGAAGGGGTGATCATCCTCGCGGAGTCGGCAGAGCTCGAATCCGAGATCGATGCCGAAGGCGCGCGGCGGGACTCCGAATCCGACGACGCCGCAACAGCTGCCAAGGGTAGAGCGAGGCTTCGCGCCCTGGGTCAGATCGACTAG
- a CDS encoding DUF2550 domain-containing protein, translating to MSALMVTMVALICVLLLVVVALSYRLWKLRQVGGTAAILRDVPAVGGHGWRHGVMRYRGGEAGFYRLSSLRWWPDRRLSRRGLEIVSRRAPRGDEFDIMTDEIVVLELRDTSPERRRGYEIALDRGALTAFLSWVESRPSPRARRRSF from the coding sequence ATGAGCGCGCTCATGGTCACCATGGTCGCGCTGATCTGCGTGCTGCTACTTGTCGTCGTCGCGTTGTCCTATCGGCTGTGGAAGCTACGGCAGGTGGGTGGCACCGCGGCGATTCTGCGGGATGTCCCGGCTGTCGGCGGCCATGGGTGGCGTCACGGCGTAATGCGTTACCGCGGCGGCGAAGCCGGCTTCTATCGACTGTCCAGCCTTCGGTGGTGGCCGGATCGTCGACTGAGCCGCCGCGGTCTCGAGATCGTCTCGCGGCGTGCGCCTCGCGGCGACGAGTTCGACATCATGACCGACGAGATCGTGGTGCTGGAACTGCGTGACACCAGCCCGGAACGTCGCCGCGGCTATGAAATCGCGTTGGATCGCGGTGCGCTGACGGCGTTTCTGTCGTGGGTGGAGTCCAGGCCCTCACCTCGGGCACGACGCCGTAGCTTCTAA
- a CDS encoding cob(I)yrinic acid a,c-diamide adenosyltransferase, translating into MAVHLTRIYTRTGDDGTTGLSDFSRVSKNDARLVAYADCDEINAAIGVAIALGNPSEQISKVLKQIQNDLFDAGADLSTPVVDNPEHPALRISQSYIDRLEAWCDEFNESLPALNSFVLPGGTPLSALLHLARTVARRAERSAWAAVESHGGAVSVLPAKYLNRLSDLLFILSRAANPDGDVLWRPGGPATD; encoded by the coding sequence ATGGCGGTTCATCTGACCCGGATATATACGCGCACGGGCGATGACGGCACCACGGGTTTGAGCGATTTCAGCAGGGTATCGAAGAACGACGCGCGCCTCGTGGCGTATGCCGACTGCGACGAGATCAACGCCGCCATCGGGGTGGCAATCGCCCTGGGAAACCCCAGCGAGCAAATCTCGAAGGTTCTCAAGCAGATTCAGAATGACCTGTTCGACGCGGGGGCCGATCTGTCGACACCGGTGGTCGACAATCCCGAACATCCGGCACTGCGGATCTCCCAGAGCTATATCGACCGACTGGAAGCGTGGTGCGACGAGTTCAACGAGTCGCTGCCCGCCTTGAATTCGTTTGTGTTGCCGGGCGGTACGCCCCTGTCAGCGCTTCTGCATTTGGCCCGCACGGTAGCCCGCCGCGCCGAGAGGTCGGCGTGGGCGGCGGTGGAGTCGCACGGCGGTGCGGTCAGCGTGTTGCCCGCGAAATACCTGAATCGGCTGTCGGATCTGCTATTCATCCTGTCCCGGGCCGCCAATCCCGATGGCGATGTGCTGTGGCGGCCGGGCGGTCCTGCAACGGATTAG
- the murA gene encoding UDP-N-acetylglucosamine 1-carboxyvinyltransferase yields the protein MSERFVVTGGNRLSGEVAVGGAKNSVLKLMAATLLAEGTSTITNCPDILDVPLMAEVLRGLGATVELDSDVVRITSPDEPKYDADFAAVRQFRASVCVLGPLVGRCKRAKVALPGGDAIGSRPLDMHQAGLRQLGARCNIEHGCVVAEADHLRGAEIQLEFPSVGATENILMAAVVAEGVTTIHNAAREPDVVDLCAMLNQMGAQITGAGTPTMTITGVERLHPTEHRVIGDRIVAATWGIAAAMTHGDISVTGVDPQHLQLVLHKLHDAGATVTQSDDGFRVVQYERPKAVNVATLPFPGFPTDLQPMAIALASIADGTSMITENVFEARFRFVEEMVRLGADARTDGHHAVVRGIPQLSSAPVWSSDIRAGAGLVLAGLVADGDTEVHDVFHIDRGYPLFVENLKSLGAEIERVA from the coding sequence GTGAGCGAGCGATTCGTGGTGACCGGCGGAAACCGGTTATCGGGCGAAGTAGCCGTCGGGGGGGCCAAAAACAGTGTTCTGAAGTTGATGGCCGCCACACTGCTGGCCGAAGGCACCAGCACGATCACCAATTGCCCTGACATTCTCGACGTGCCGCTGATGGCCGAGGTGCTCCGGGGCCTGGGGGCGACCGTGGAACTCGACAGCGACGTCGTGCGGATCACCTCGCCAGACGAACCGAAGTACGACGCGGACTTTGCCGCCGTCCGTCAATTTCGTGCGTCGGTGTGCGTGCTGGGCCCGCTCGTCGGCCGGTGTAAGCGAGCCAAGGTGGCGTTGCCGGGTGGCGACGCGATCGGATCGCGTCCGCTGGACATGCATCAGGCGGGCCTTCGCCAACTGGGGGCGCGATGCAACATCGAGCACGGCTGCGTCGTCGCCGAGGCGGACCATCTGCGCGGCGCCGAAATCCAGTTGGAATTTCCCTCCGTCGGTGCCACCGAGAACATTCTGATGGCGGCCGTCGTCGCTGAGGGCGTCACCACCATCCACAACGCCGCGCGTGAACCCGACGTCGTCGATTTGTGCGCAATGCTCAACCAGATGGGCGCCCAGATCACGGGCGCGGGAACCCCGACGATGACGATCACCGGCGTCGAGCGGCTCCATCCCACCGAGCACCGGGTGATCGGTGACCGCATCGTCGCGGCGACGTGGGGGATCGCCGCGGCGATGACGCACGGCGACATCTCGGTCACCGGCGTGGACCCGCAGCATCTGCAGCTGGTGTTGCACAAGCTGCATGACGCGGGTGCCACAGTGACGCAGTCCGACGACGGATTCCGGGTCGTCCAGTACGAACGGCCAAAGGCGGTCAACGTCGCGACGCTGCCGTTCCCCGGTTTCCCCACCGACCTGCAGCCGATGGCGATCGCCCTGGCGTCGATCGCCGACGGCACGTCGATGATCACCGAGAACGTGTTCGAGGCCCGGTTCCGGTTCGTCGAGGAGATGGTGCGCCTGGGAGCCGATGCCCGGACCGACGGTCACCACGCGGTCGTCCGGGGCATCCCGCAGTTGTCCAGTGCGCCGGTCTGGTCCTCGGACATTCGCGCCGGCGCCGGTCTGGTCCTGGCCGGCCTGGTCGCCGACGGCGACACCGAGGTTCACGACGTGTTCCACATTGACCGCGGCTATCCGCTGTTCGTCGAGAACCTCAAGAGCCTGGGCGCCGAAATCGAGCGGGTGGCTTGA
- a CDS encoding methylated-DNA--[protein]-cysteine S-methyltransferase — protein MAGLKFRTIDSLVGQLTLAGRDGRLMHLRMVDQTYEPSRDGWAADETAFPDAVEQLEAYFAGDRTEFELDLDLVGTDFQRRVWAALLTIPYGETRSYGEIARQIGSAGAFRAVGLANGHNPIGIIVPCHRVIGSNGSLTGYGGGLDRKRALLALEKSRVSSALTLFD, from the coding sequence ATGGCAGGCTTGAAATTTCGCACGATAGACAGTCTCGTCGGTCAGCTGACATTGGCAGGTAGGGACGGCCGGCTGATGCATCTGCGGATGGTCGACCAGACATATGAACCCAGCCGCGACGGCTGGGCTGCGGACGAGACAGCGTTCCCCGACGCGGTGGAACAACTCGAGGCATACTTCGCCGGCGACCGCACCGAGTTCGAGTTGGACCTCGACCTTGTCGGCACCGACTTCCAGCGGCGAGTCTGGGCCGCATTGCTCACGATTCCCTATGGCGAGACTCGTTCTTACGGCGAGATCGCCAGACAGATCGGCTCTGCGGGCGCCTTTCGCGCGGTGGGCTTGGCCAACGGCCACAATCCGATCGGCATCATTGTGCCGTGCCATCGCGTGATCGGATCCAATGGAAGCCTCACCGGCTACGGCGGCGGACTCGACAGGAAGCGTGCACTTCTCGCGCTGGAGAAAAGCCGCGTTTCGTCGGCGTTGACGTTGTTTGATTGA
- a CDS encoding DNA-3-methyladenine glycosylase 2 family protein, with protein MHDDFERCYRAVQSKDARFDGWFVTAVLTTKIYCRPSCPVRPPYARNMRFYPTAAAAQKAGFRACKRCRPDASPGSPEWNVRGDVVARAMRLIADGTVDREGVTGLATRLGYTTRQLERLLQAEVGANPLALARAQRSQTARVLIETTELPFGDVAFASGFSSIRQFNDTLRAVCDLTPTALRQRARARFGRDEGGTGALSLRLPVRTPFAYEGLFGHLAASAVPGVEEVRDGVYRRTLRLPNGNGIVSLTPQPDHVQCRVVLDDFRDLATAIARCRRLLDLDADPEAVVDELGADPELSVLVSKAPGQRIPRTVDEQELALRVVLGQQVSIKAARTHAWRIVSAYGQLITDPNGGLTHIFPSIEHLADIDPAHLAFPKSRQRSLIALIRALADGHVVLDAGCDWNRAREQLLVLPGIGPWSAEVIAMRGLGDPDAFPATDLGVQLAARQLGLPTDLRPLIEHSARWRPWRSYATQHLWSALNHAVNDWPPKEK; from the coding sequence GTGCACGACGATTTCGAACGCTGCTACCGGGCCGTCCAGTCCAAAGATGCCCGGTTCGACGGCTGGTTCGTCACCGCCGTGCTGACCACGAAGATCTACTGCAGGCCGAGCTGCCCGGTTCGGCCGCCGTACGCGCGCAACATGCGCTTCTATCCGACCGCGGCGGCCGCCCAAAAGGCCGGCTTCCGAGCCTGTAAACGGTGCCGCCCAGATGCGTCACCCGGCTCGCCGGAGTGGAATGTCCGCGGCGACGTCGTTGCCAGGGCCATGCGACTGATAGCCGATGGCACCGTCGACCGCGAAGGCGTCACCGGACTGGCCACCCGTCTGGGGTACACCACCCGGCAGCTCGAGCGGCTTCTACAGGCGGAAGTCGGCGCGAACCCGCTGGCACTCGCGCGCGCACAGCGTTCGCAGACCGCCCGCGTGCTCATCGAAACCACCGAATTGCCGTTCGGTGATGTTGCTTTCGCATCAGGCTTTTCCAGCATCCGCCAATTCAACGACACCCTACGAGCGGTATGCGATCTCACCCCGACCGCGCTGCGCCAGCGTGCGCGTGCCCGGTTCGGCCGCGACGAGGGCGGCACCGGAGCACTGTCGTTGCGGTTGCCCGTCCGCACTCCTTTCGCCTATGAGGGACTGTTCGGACACCTGGCGGCCAGCGCCGTCCCGGGCGTCGAGGAAGTGCGCGACGGCGTCTACCGCCGCACGTTGCGCCTACCGAACGGCAACGGGATCGTCTCTCTCACACCACAACCCGACCATGTGCAGTGCCGGGTGGTCCTCGATGACTTCCGAGACTTGGCCACCGCCATCGCCAGATGCCGACGGCTGCTCGATCTCGACGCGGATCCCGAGGCGGTCGTCGATGAACTCGGCGCCGACCCGGAACTCAGTGTGCTTGTCAGCAAGGCCCCCGGTCAGCGCATTCCGCGAACAGTCGACGAACAAGAGTTAGCCTTGCGGGTCGTGCTGGGTCAGCAGGTGTCGATCAAGGCCGCCCGAACCCACGCCTGGCGAATCGTCTCAGCTTATGGGCAGCTGATTACGGACCCGAACGGTGGTCTGACACATATCTTTCCGTCGATCGAGCATCTGGCCGACATCGATCCCGCTCACCTGGCCTTCCCGAAGTCACGGCAACGCTCGCTGATCGCGCTGATCCGAGCCTTGGCGGACGGACACGTCGTCCTCGATGCGGGCTGCGACTGGAACCGGGCGCGGGAGCAGTTGTTGGTGCTGCCCGGCATCGGGCCGTGGAGCGCCGAGGTGATAGCCATGCGTGGGCTCGGCGACCCCGATGCCTTCCCAGCCACTGACCTCGGCGTACAGCTGGCCGCACGGCAATTGGGTCTGCCCACCGACCTTCGCCCACTCATCGAGCACAGCGCCCGCTGGCGACCATGGCGTTCCTACGCCACCCAGCACCTGTGGTCCGCGCTCAATCATGCTGTCAACGACTGGCCACCAAAGGAGAAGTAA
- a CDS encoding mycofactocin-coupled SDR family oxidoreductase, with translation MTNDLTGKVAFITGAARGQGRAHAIAMAEAGADIIAVDICDQIKSNKYPLATPEDLETTARQVAEAGRRCIPVRADVRERGELRTALEAGIAELGRLDILVANAGILPMALGDPHPSDFVDATDVDLLGVMNAVAVSINHITDGGSMIITGSTAGMMPNTTTNSVMGPGGSGYAWAKHTLISYVEQIALHLAPRMIRVNAIHPTNCNTHLLHNDGLYKVFRPDIKDRDITRADAELAFAHFQAMPIPYVEPEDIANLAVFLASDKSRYITGQQIRVDAGALLKFPSGPVG, from the coding sequence ATGACCAACGATCTCACCGGCAAGGTCGCGTTCATCACCGGAGCGGCCCGCGGCCAGGGTCGCGCACACGCCATCGCGATGGCCGAAGCGGGGGCCGACATCATCGCCGTCGACATCTGCGATCAGATCAAGTCCAACAAGTATCCCCTTGCCACACCGGAAGATCTCGAGACCACCGCACGCCAGGTCGCGGAGGCCGGCCGTCGCTGTATCCCTGTGCGAGCCGATGTACGAGAACGCGGCGAGCTACGCACCGCTCTAGAGGCCGGAATCGCAGAGTTGGGACGGCTTGACATCCTGGTCGCCAACGCCGGAATCCTGCCCATGGCACTCGGCGACCCGCACCCATCCGACTTCGTCGACGCAACCGACGTAGACCTGCTGGGTGTGATGAACGCCGTCGCCGTGTCCATCAACCACATCACCGACGGCGGCTCGATGATCATCACCGGCTCGACGGCCGGCATGATGCCGAACACCACCACGAACAGCGTCATGGGCCCTGGTGGCTCTGGATACGCCTGGGCCAAACACACTCTCATCTCGTACGTCGAACAGATCGCACTACACCTGGCTCCTCGAATGATCCGCGTCAACGCCATCCATCCGACCAACTGCAACACCCACCTGCTCCACAACGACGGCCTCTACAAGGTCTTCCGACCCGACATCAAGGACCGCGACATCACCCGCGCCGACGCTGAGTTGGCGTTCGCACATTTCCAAGCGATGCCCATTCCCTATGTCGAGCCTGAAGACATCGCTAACCTCGCGGTCTTTCTCGCCAGCGACAAGTCGCGATACATCACCGGCCAACAGATCCGCGTTGACGCCGGCGCACTACTCAAATTCCCCAGCGGCCCAGTTGGATGA
- a CDS encoding NDMA-dependent alcohol dehydrogenase: MRSRAAVLHDVGRDWDITTIDLDPPRAGEVLVKMAIAGICHSDDHFATGDSVPDESMVAAMKAAGLAEPQWFPLVGGHEGAGIVVEVGPGVTSLSPGDHVAVSFLPACGSCRWCVSGATYLCDVGADVFDKAMITDGTCRRHLDGTDLMAMMQVGTFSEYVVASERSLIRIHDWIPFEAAALVSCGVTTGFGSATISAGTKPGDTVVIIGTGGVGMNAVQGARAAGAKHVIAIDPIDFKREVATDFGATHTVADAGAALKLVKDLTWGVMADAVVITVGVLDPGLIPLALMLTRKGGTCVVTAMTPLSQMNVPLVLTDMVNSCKTLKGSLYGEMNARASMPMLLSMYESGALKLDELITHRYKLDELNEAIEHMRHGRNIRGIIDFGAT; this comes from the coding sequence ATGAGGTCCAGGGCGGCCGTCCTCCATGACGTCGGGCGGGACTGGGACATCACCACGATCGACCTCGATCCGCCACGTGCGGGCGAAGTACTGGTGAAGATGGCCATTGCCGGCATCTGCCACTCCGACGATCACTTTGCCACCGGCGACAGCGTCCCCGACGAAAGCATGGTCGCTGCCATGAAAGCCGCGGGACTCGCGGAGCCACAATGGTTTCCGCTGGTCGGAGGGCATGAAGGCGCCGGCATCGTTGTCGAGGTCGGTCCCGGTGTGACGTCGTTGTCACCTGGCGACCATGTCGCGGTGTCGTTCCTGCCGGCGTGCGGAAGTTGCCGTTGGTGTGTCTCGGGCGCGACCTACCTGTGCGACGTCGGGGCGGACGTCTTCGACAAAGCCATGATCACCGATGGCACGTGCCGACGCCACCTCGACGGCACCGACCTCATGGCGATGATGCAGGTCGGCACATTCTCCGAGTATGTGGTGGCCTCCGAACGTTCCCTCATCCGAATCCACGACTGGATACCCTTCGAGGCTGCGGCGCTCGTATCTTGCGGAGTCACAACGGGTTTCGGGTCGGCCACGATCAGCGCCGGCACCAAACCCGGCGACACCGTGGTGATCATCGGCACCGGTGGAGTGGGGATGAACGCGGTACAGGGGGCGCGGGCGGCAGGCGCCAAACATGTCATCGCCATCGATCCGATCGACTTCAAGCGCGAGGTCGCAACAGATTTCGGCGCCACTCACACCGTCGCCGACGCCGGCGCTGCGCTCAAACTGGTCAAGGACCTCACTTGGGGCGTCATGGCCGACGCCGTGGTGATCACAGTGGGCGTCCTCGATCCCGGTTTGATCCCACTGGCCTTGATGCTCACCCGTAAAGGAGGAACGTGCGTGGTGACAGCGATGACGCCGCTCTCGCAGATGAACGTCCCACTGGTTCTCACCGACATGGTGAACTCCTGCAAGACGCTCAAGGGTTCGCTCTACGGGGAGATGAACGCCCGGGCAAGCATGCCGATGCTGCTGTCGATGTACGAATCGGGGGCGCTCAAACTCGATGAGCTCATCACCCACCGTTACAAACTCGACGAGCTCAATGAAGCGATCGAGCACATGCGCCATGGACGAAACATCCGCGGCATCATCGACTTCGGCGCCACCTGA
- a CDS encoding cytochrome P450 has protein sequence MTETASAAVYYDPYDFDIDDDPYPTWKRMRDESPLYYNSKYDFYALSRHADVAPALYDWETFRSGKGTVLNIIKSGMEIPSGLVLFEDPPLHDIHRKMLSRVFTPRRMAAVEPIARQFTIEALDPLVGEVGFDFIEHLGSWMPMRTIGTLLGIPEQDQATMRDNTDRAITLRSGSPTTRVTTGKAFEAPNMEMIADYVDWREKNPADDLMSDLINAEVEDTDGTTRRLTRPEVMTYISTVMGAGSETTTRLIGFAGQLLSDHADQRRQLVADPSLIPRAVEEVLRYEPPSPVQGRYVQHDSEHHGRVVPAGSVMLLLNGSANRDERHHRDPDRFDIHRREGHLSFGVGVHFCLGAALARMEARVALEEVLTRWPDWEVDYGAAVKAHTSSVRGWAKLPVRV, from the coding sequence ATGACGGAAACAGCCTCAGCAGCTGTGTATTACGACCCATACGACTTCGACATCGACGACGATCCGTACCCCACGTGGAAACGGATGCGCGACGAATCACCGCTGTACTACAACTCCAAATACGATTTCTACGCCCTGAGCCGTCACGCCGATGTGGCACCCGCTCTCTACGACTGGGAAACGTTCCGGTCGGGAAAAGGCACGGTGCTCAACATCATCAAGAGCGGGATGGAGATCCCATCTGGTCTCGTACTCTTCGAGGACCCCCCGCTACACGATATTCACCGCAAGATGCTGTCACGCGTCTTCACACCGCGACGGATGGCCGCAGTCGAACCCATCGCACGACAATTCACCATAGAAGCCCTCGACCCGCTGGTCGGAGAAGTCGGCTTCGACTTCATCGAGCACCTCGGATCCTGGATGCCCATGCGCACGATCGGCACCCTGTTAGGAATTCCCGAGCAAGATCAGGCGACAATGCGCGACAACACCGACCGTGCCATCACTCTTCGGTCCGGTTCGCCGACCACACGCGTGACCACAGGCAAAGCCTTCGAGGCGCCCAACATGGAGATGATCGCCGACTACGTCGATTGGCGGGAAAAGAACCCCGCCGACGACTTGATGTCCGACCTGATCAATGCCGAGGTCGAAGACACCGACGGCACCACGCGCAGGCTCACCCGTCCCGAAGTCATGACCTACATCAGTACCGTCATGGGTGCGGGCAGTGAAACCACCACCCGGCTCATCGGATTCGCCGGCCAGCTGCTCTCCGACCACGCCGACCAACGCCGTCAACTCGTGGCGGATCCCTCCCTGATCCCTCGCGCCGTCGAAGAAGTGCTTCGCTACGAGCCGCCCTCACCGGTGCAGGGACGATATGTGCAGCACGACAGCGAACACCACGGTCGCGTTGTTCCAGCGGGCTCGGTGATGCTGCTGCTCAACGGATCGGCCAACCGCGATGAACGTCACCACCGCGACCCCGATCGCTTCGACATCCACCGCAGAGAGGGTCATCTGAGCTTCGGAGTCGGCGTCCACTTCTGTCTCGGCGCAGCCCTGGCGCGCATGGAAGCCCGCGTGGCGCTCGAGGAGGTCCTCACGCGGTGGCCCGACTGGGAAGTCGACTACGGCGCTGCGGTCAAAGCTCATACCTCCAGCGTTCGCGGCTGGGCGAAACTGCCGGTGAGGGTCTGA